The following coding sequences lie in one Anguilla rostrata isolate EN2019 chromosome 8, ASM1855537v3, whole genome shotgun sequence genomic window:
- the LOC135260321 gene encoding myosin heavy chain, skeletal muscle-like, translating into MGDQSEFGAAAPFLRKSERERLEAQTRPFDMKKECFVPDPVEEFVKASIVSREGDKVTAETERGKTVTVKEVDVHPQNPPKFDKIEDMAMFTFLHEPAVLFNLKERYAAWMIYTYSGLFCVTVNPYKWLPVYNQEVVIAYRGKKRSEAPPHIFSISDNAYQYMLTDRENQSILITGESGAGKTVNTKRVIQYFASIAAGGIKKDSASDKKGTLEDQIIQANPALEAFGNAKTIRNDNSSRFGKFIRIHFAANGKLASADIETYLLEKSRVTFQLKAERDYHIFYQILSQKKPELLEMMLITSNPYDYAFISQGETTVASIDDAEELMATDEAFDVLGFTQEEKNGIYKLTGAIMHYGNMKFKQKQREEQAEADGTEDADKVAYLMGLNSADLIKGLCHPRVKVGNEWVTKGQNVQQVNYAIGALSKSVYEKMFLWMVVRINQSLDTKQPRQYFIGVLDIAGFEIFDFNTFEQLCINFTNEKLQQFFNHHMFVLEQEEYKKEGIEWEFIDFGMDLQACIDLIEKPMGIMSILEEECMFPKASDATFKAKLYDNHLGKSNNFQKPRIVKGKPEAHFSLIHYAGTVDYNIGNWLVKNKDPLNETVVALFQKSTLKLLAMLFANYASADSAQEKGGKGTKKKGSSFQTVSALHRENLNKLMTNLRCTHPHFVRCIIPNETKTPGAMENPLVMHQLRCNGVLEGIRICRKGFPNRILYGDFKQRYRILNPAVEKEKHATENKVKNLTEEMAALDEIIAKLTKEKKALQEAHQQTLDDLQSEEDKVNTLTKAKAKLEQQVDDLEGSLEQEKKIRMDLERAKRKLEGDLKLTQENVMDLENDKQQMEEKLKKKDFEISQLNSKVEDEQTVSIQLQKKLKELQARIEELEEELEAERAARAKVEKQRADLSRELEEISERLEEAGGATAVQIEMNKKREAEFQKLRRDLEEATLQHEATAATLRKKQADSVADLGEQIDNLQRVKQKLEKEKSELRLELDDVVSNMEHVIKTKGNYEKMCRTLEDQLNEYRTKYEESQRSINDFNMHKAKLQTENGEFSRLLEEKDSLVSQLTRGKQSYTQLIEDLKRQLEEEVKAKNALAHAVQSARHDSDLLREQYEEEQEAKGELQRSLSKANSEVAQWRTKYETDAIQRTEELEEAKKKLAQRLQEAEEAVEAVNAKCSSLEKTKHRLQNEIEDLMVDVERSNAAAVALDKKQRNFDKVLAEWKQKYEESQCELEGSQKEARSLSTELFKLKNSYEESLDHLETLKRENKNLQEEISDLTEQLGEGGKCVHELEKIRKQLEQEKSEIQSALEEAEASLEHEEGKILRAQLEFNQVKADIERKLTEKDEELEQAKRNQQRVVDTLQSSLEAETRSRNEALRLKKKMEGDLNEMEIQLSQANRQAAEAQKQLKALHAHMKDAQLQLDDYLRANDDLKENIAIVERRNNLLQAELEELRAMVEQTERGRKLAEQELLDVSERVQLLHSQNTSLLNQKKKLEGDTAQLQTEVEEAIQECRNAEEKAKKAITDAAMMAEELKKEQDTSAHLERMKKNMEQTIKDLQHRLDEAEQIAMKGGKKQVQKLEARVKELENEVEAEQKKGSDAVKGIRKYERRIKELTYQTEEDRKNLARLQDLVDKLQLKVKSYKRTSEEAEEQANSNLAKFRKLQHELDEAEERADIAESQVNKLRAKTRDVGSKKGHDEE; encoded by the exons ATGGGGGACCAGTCAGAGTTTGGGGCTGCTGCGCCTTTCCTGCGGAAGTCAGAGAGGGAGCGTCTGGAGGCGCAGACTCGCCCCTTCGACATGAAGAAGGAGTGCTTTGTGCCCGACCCCGTGGAGGAGTTTGTTAAGGCCTCCATCGTTAGCCGTGAAGGAGACAAAGTCACTGCTGAAACTGAGAGAGGCAAG ACCGTTACTGTAAAGGAGGTGGACGTCCATCCTCAGAACCCGCCCAAGTTTGATAAAATTGAGGACATGGCCATGTTCACCTTCCTGCATGAGCCCGCTGTTCTGTTTAACCTCAAAGAGCGTTATGCAGCCTGGATGATCTAT ACCTACTCAGGGCTGTTCTGCGTCACTGTCAACCCCTACAAGTGGCTGCCAGTATACAATCAGGAGGTGGTCATCGCTTACAGAGGAAAGAAGAGGAGTGAAGCTCCTCCTCATATCTTTTCAATTTCTGACAATGCCTATCAGTACATGCTTACAG atagAGAAAACCAGTCAATTCTCATCAC TGGAGAATCTGGTGCTGGCAAGACCGTGAACACCAAGAGAGTCATCCAGTACTTTGCCAGCATTGCTGCTGGAGGAATAAAGAAAGATTCTGCTTCTGACAAAAAG GGCACTCTGGAGGATCAAATCATCCAGGCCAACCCAGCTCTGGAAGCCTTTGGTAATGCCAAGACCATCAGAAATGACAACTCTTCAAGATTT GGCAAGTTCATTCGAATCCATTTTGCAGCCAATGGTAAACTAGCGTCTGCTGATATTGAGACAT ACCTTCTGGAGAAGTCTCGTGTGACTTTCCAGCTCAAGGCTGAGAGAGACTATCACATCTTCTACCAGATCTTGTCCCAAAAGAAACCAGAGCTTCTGG AAATGATGCTCATCACCAGCAACCCCTATGACTACGCCTTCATCTCCCAAGGAGAGACGACCGTAGCTTCCATCGATGATGCTGAAGAGCTTATGGCCACAGAC GAAGCATTTGATGTGCTGGGCTTCACCCAGGAGGAGAAGAATGGCATTTACAAGCTGACTGGGGCCATCATGCACTACGGCAACATGAAGTTCAAGCAGAAGCAGCGTGAGGAGCAGGCAGAAGCAGACGGCACTGAGG ATGCTGACAAGGTTGCTTATCTGATGGGCCTGAACTCTGCTGATCTCATCAAGGGTCTCTGTCATCCAAGGGTCAAAGTAGGAAACGAGTGGGTCACCAAGGGACAAAATGTCCAGCAA GTGAACTATGCTATTGGAGCACTATCCAAGTCAGTGTACGAAAAAATGTTCCTCTGGATGGTGGTGAGAATCAACCAATCACTGGACACCAAGCAGCCTCGCCAGTATTTCATAGGTGTCCTGGACATTGCTGGTTTTGAGATCTTTGAT TTCAACACCTTTGAGCAGCTGTGCATCAACTTCACCAATGAAAAACTACAACAGTTTTTCAACCACCACATGTTCgtgctggagcaggaggagtaCAAGAAGGAGGGAATTGAGTGGGAGTTTATTGACTTTGGGATGGACTTACAGGCTTGCATTGACCTGATTGAAAAG CCCATGGGCATCATGTCCATCCTTGAAGAGGAGTGCATGTTCCCTAAGGCCAGTGACGCAACCTTCAAAGCCAAGCTCTATGACAACCATCTGGGAAAATCCAACAACTTCCAGAAGCCCAGGATTGTCAAGGGGAAACCAGAGGCTCACTTTTCCCTGATTCATTATGCTGGTACTGTGGACTACAACATTGGCAACTGGCTGGTCAAGAACAAAGACCCCCTGAATGAGACTGTTGTGGCGCTATTCCAGAAGTCTACTCTCAAGCTACTGGCAATGTTGTTTGCAAACTATGCCAGTGCTGATTCAG cacAAGAAAAGGGTGGAAAAGGTACAAAGAAGAAGGGCTCCTCCTTCCAAACGGTCTCTGCTCTCCACAGG GAGAATCTGAATAAGCTGATGACCAACTTGAGATGCACTCACCCTCACTTTGTCCGCTGCATCATCCCCAATGAGACCAAGACTCCTGGGGCCATGGAGAACCCTCTGGTCATGCACCAGCTGCGCTGTAATGGTGTGCTGGAAGGCATCAGGATCTGCAGAAAGGGTTTTCCCAACAGGATCCTGTATGGAGACTTCAAACAGAG ATACCGCATTTTAAATCCTGCCG TGGAGAAGGAGAAACATGCCACTGAGAACAAG GTGAAAAACCTGACTGAGGAAATGGCGGCTCTGGATGAAATAATTGCCAAGCTGACCAAGGAGAAGAAGGCTCTACAGGAGGCTCACCAGCAAACCCTGGATGACCTGCAGAGTGAGGAAGACAAAGTCAACACTCTGACAAAGGCCAAAGCCAAGTTGGAGCAACAAGTGGATGAT CTTGAAGGATCTCTGGAACAGGAGAAGAAGATCCGAATGGATCTTGAGAGAGCCAAGAGGAAGCTGGAAGGAGACCTGAAGCTGACTCAGGAGAATGTAATGGACCTGGAGAATGACAAACAGCAGATGGAGGAGAAGCTGAAGAA GAAGGATTTTGAGATCAGCCAGCTTAATAGTAAGGTTGAAGATGAACAGACAGTGAGCATACAGCTCCAGAAGAAACTTAAGGAGCTGCAG GCCCGAATTGAAGAGCTGGAGGAAGAGCTGGAGGCTGAGAGAGCTGCCCGTGCCAAGGTGGAGAAACAGAGGGCAGACTTGTCtagagagctggaggagatcaGTGAGAGACTGGAGGAGGCAGGTGGGGCCACCGCTGTCCAGATTGAGATGAACAAGAAGAGGGAGGCTGAGTTCCAAAAATTGCGCAGAGACCTTGAAGAGGCGACACTGCAGCATGAGGCCACAGCAGCTACACTGAGGAAGAAGCAAGCTGATAGTGTGGCTGACCTTGGGGAGCAGATCGACAACCTGCAGAGAGTGAAGcagaagctggagaaggagaagagtgAGCTCAGACTAGAGCTGGACGATGTGGTCTCCAATATGGAGCACGTCATCAAGACCAAG gGAAACTACGAGAAAATGTGCAGGACACTTGAAGATCAGCTGAATGAATACAGAACCAAATATGAGGAAAGCCAGCGCAGCATAAATGATTTCAACATGCACAAAGCGAAGCTACAGACTGAGAATG GGGAATTTTCCAGACTCCTGGAGGAGAAGGATTCTCTAGTTTCTCAGCTGACCAGAGGCAAGCAGTCCTACACCCAGCTGATTGAGGACCTCAAACGACAGCTAGAGGAAGAAGTCAAG gcaaAAAATGCACTGGCCCATGCGGTGCAGTCTGCTCGCCATGACTCTGACCTGCTGAGGGAGCAgtatgaggaagagcaggaagcAAAGGGTGAGCTGCAGCGCAGTCTCTCCAAAGCCAACTCTGAGGTGGCTCAGTGGAGAACTAAATATGAGACTGATGCCATCCAGAGGACTGAGGAACTGGAGGAGGCAAA GAAGAAACTGGCTCAGAGACTGCAGGAAGCAGAAGAGGCTGTGGAAGCTGTAAATGCTAAATGTTCCTCCCTAGAGAAAACCAAACACAGGCTGCAAAATGAGATTGAAGATCTCATGGTGGATGTGGAGAGATCCAATGCAGCAGctgtagctctggataagaagcAAAGAAACTTTGACAAG GTCCTGGCAGAATGGAAGCAGAAATATGAGGAGTCTCAGTGTGAGCTGGAAGGTTCCCAGAAGGAGGCCAGATCTCTGAGCACTGAGCTTTTCAAGCTGAAGAACTCCTACGAGGAGTCTTTGGATCATCTGGAGACTTTGAAACGAGAAAACAAGAATCTACAAG AGGAAATCTCTGATCTCACGGAGCAACTTGGTGAGGGAGGAAAGTGTGTCCATGAGTTggagaaaataagaaaacaattaGAACAAGAGAAAAGTGAGATCCAATCTGCTCTTGAAGAGGCAGAG GCATCTCTTGAACATGAAGAAGGCAAGATCCTGAGAGCCCAGCTGGAGTTTAACCAGGTTAAAGCTGATATTGAGCGCAAGCTCACTGAAAAGGATGAAGAGCTGGAGCAGGCTAAGAGGAACCAGCAAAGAGTGGTGGATACTCTGCAAAGCTCCTTGGAAGCAGAGACCCGCAGTAGAAATGAGGCCCTCAGGCTGAAGaagaagatggagggagatCTCAATGAGATGGAGATCCAACTCAGCCAGGCCAACAGGCAGGCCGCTGAGGCTCAGAAGCAGCTCAAAGCCCTCCATGCACACATGAAG GATGCTCAGCTGCAACTGGATGACTACCTCCGTGCCAATGATGATCTGAAAGAAAACATTGCCATTGTGGAGAGACGCAACAATCTCCTGCAggcagagctggaggagctgagggcCATGGTggagcagacagaaagaggcCGGAAACTGGCTGAACAAGAGCTGCTGGATGTCAGTGAGAGAGTGCAGCTGCTGCACTCACAG AACACCAGCCTGCTCAACCAGAAGAAGAAGCTGGAAGGTGACACAGCCCAGCTTCAGACAGAGGTGGAGGAGGCTATACAGGAGTGCAGAAATGCAGAAGAAAAAGCAAAGAAGGCCATTACTGATGCTGCCATGATGGCAGAAGAGCTAAAGAAGGAGCAGGACACCAGTGCTCACCTGGAGCGCATGAAGAAGAACATGGAGCAGACTATCAAGGACCTGCAGCACCGTCTGGACGAAGCTGAGCAAATCGCCATGAAAGGTGGCAAGAAGCAAGTGCAGAAACTGGAAGCCAGG GTAAAGGAGCTGGAGAATGAGGTTGAGGCCGAGCAGAAGAAGGGCAGTGATGCTGTGAAGGGCATACGGAAGTATGAGAGACGCATCAAAGAGCTCACCTACCAG ACTGAAGAGGACCGTAAGAATTTGGCTCGTCTGCAGGATCTGGTGGATAAGCTGCAGTTGAAGGTCAAGTCCTACAAGAGAACTTCAGAGGAGGCT GAGGAACAGGCCAACTCTAATCTGGCCAAGTTCCGCAAGCTGCAACATGAGCTGGACGAGGCAGAGGAGAGGGCCGACATTGCAGAGTCCCAGGTCAACAAGCTGCGGGCCAAGACCCGTGATGTGGGCTCAAAG AAAGGCCATGATGAAGAGTGA